Within Kutzneria chonburiensis, the genomic segment TGATCACCATCGGCACCGGTCTGCTCAAGCCGAACATCTCCAACATGGTCGGTGGCCTCTACGACGAGAAGGACCGCCGCCGCGACGCCGGCTTCTCGATCTTCTACATGAGCACCAACCTCGGCGCCGTGGTCGCGCCCCTGCTCGTCGGCACCCTCGGCCAGCAGGTCAGCTACCACCTCGGCTTCTCCGTGGCCGCCGTCGGCATGTTCCTGGCGCTGGTCATCTACCTCTTCGGCCGCAAGCGCCTCGCCGCCGTCGGCGATGCCCCCGGCAACCCCCTCACCGCCGAGGAGCGGGGCAAGGTCCTCACCCGCATCGGCATCGGCGCCGTGATCGTCGTCGTCGCCTTCATCGGCGTCGTGCTGGCCGGCCTGTTCACCGTCAAGCTGGTCATCAACGTCATCAGTGCGCTGGGCATCATCCTGCCCACCGCCTACTTCGTGACCATGATCCGCAGCAAGCAGGTCACGTCGGTCGAGCGGTCCCGGGTGATCGCCTACATCCCGTTGTTCATCGCCTCGTTGTTCTTCTGGATGATCGAGGAGCAGGGTTCGGTGGTGTTGGCCGACTACGCCGACAAACGCACCGACCTCCACATCGGCGGTCTCCCCCTGCTCGCTTCGTGGTTCCAGACCCTCAACCCGGGTTTCATCGTCGTCTTCGCGCCCCTGTTCGCGCTGCTGTGGACCAAGCTCGGCTCCCGTCAGCCCTCCACTCCCGTGAAGTTCTCCCTCGGCCTCGGCCTTGCCGGCCTCTCGTACCTCTTGATGATCCTGCCGGCCGCTTTGTACGGCCCCGACGCCAAGGTCAGTCCTTTCTGGCTGGTCGGCAGCTTCTTCATCGTCATCATCGGCGAGCTCTGCCTTTCCCCGGTCGGCCTCTCCGCCACCACCCGCTTGGCCCCCAAGGCCTTCGGCGCCCAGATGATGAGCCTCTGGTTCCTCTCCGACGCCGCCGCCCAGGGCATCTCCGCCCAGATCGTCCCCTTCGCCACCCCCCAAACGGAGATCCCCTACTTCGGCATCGTCGGCGGCGTCACCATCGTGTTGGCCATCGGCCTGCTCTTCCTGGCCCCCGCCATCTCCCGCAAGATGCAGGGCGTCGACTGAGTTTCCGTTGCCTGGCAAAGGGCCTCGTCCTTGCGGACGGGGCCCTCTGTCATGGCATCGCCGCCGACACCAACGCCTTTGCCTTGCGCAGCGCCCGGTCCCGGATCACCGGCGGCTCCGCCCGCAGCGACATCGCCTCCGCCAGCGCTTCCATGCAGTCATCCCACTCCGGCGGTCTTTCCCAGCGTGGATCGTCCGGCGCCCAGCCGTGAAAGCAGCTCAGCAGCGCCAGTCCCACCGCCACCACGTACGCCACTTGGTTCCCGTTGCCCTTCGGCATCCGTCGTCGCGGATCCGCTTCCCCTACGGCCACCGCCAGCACCGCTTGCCTCAGCTCACACAGATACCGCCCGTCCGCGCCCGCCTTCCGCAGCGCGTTGTCGATCAGTGCCAGCAGATCCTCCGTCACCGCCGTCCGCATAATCGTCGCCACGTTCCCGTCCCTCCGGTGGATCTCCACACACCGCCGGGCCGTCCGCAGCAGATCCCTGGCCAGCCCTCCCGACCACACGTGACATCCGTGCGTCAGCACCGTCGGAAAGTTCGCCACCCTCCTCCAGGATGTCCTTCGACTCGGTCAGCGTCAGTCCCCGCATCCTGAACACCGTGTCGAACGTCGAGTCAAACGCATCCCGAGCCGCCATCCCCCGCTGCTCGAACTGCACCAGCGCATCGACGGACACCGACACCACGAAATGCACCCCCGGGATGTGCATCAGGTCTTTGATCCCGTTGACCGCCTCGGTCAAATCCTCCATCTTTGCCATCTTCTCCAGTTCGTCGATGAAGACGACAAACCGCTCCTTGCTGGGATCCGTCCGATCCCTGGAAAACTGCGTCAGCATCTCCCGGAAGTCGGCCACCAATTCCGGCAGCGACCTCTCCCGCCGCTTTCGCGTAACACTGTCCTCGCCGCCCAGTGTCAGCAGACCGGTCAGCAGCTTTATGGAGCCGGACTCCTTCTGTCCGTGTTCCAGGTTCCATGCCAGATCCTCGAGCGCATCCACCGCCAGTCGAACCGATGACGGCAGAGCGAACGGTGTCGGCCCGGTCCGGTGCAGAAGGGCCGACGCTACCGGTGCCATGACAACCAGGATCAAGAGGACGCTGGCGGCCAAGCCGAGTGTCAGCTGCCACTGCCACGCCAACGGGCTGTTGTTGTCGACGGCCCAGAGAAACACCGCGCAGGCAAGCACCGCGAACAGTCCCACCGTCAGCGCGTTGCGAATGCCCCGTTGCGTCCGGAACCGCCGGCGTCGCACCCGGTGCTCCGCCTCAACGTTGTGCCCCGATGCGGCGATGATCTCCGCCGCCGCCTGGGCAAACAGCCGTCGCGTGAAGTCCATCGCGTCGTACTTCACCGGAGCCGTCAGCAGCACATGGTGTGTGACCAGGTCTTCGGCGTTACGGACCGC encodes:
- a CDS encoding peptide MFS transporter, coding for MSATVESAKPPQKGFFGHPAALGPLFFTEFWERVSYYGMRAILLFFMYSKLSEGGLGLDPTLAKSLMSIYGASVFMSGVVGGWLADRVLGSRRAVLYGGVLIMCGHIALSFPSGVAALYVSMLLITIGTGLLKPNISNMVGGLYDEKDRRRDAGFSIFYMSTNLGAVVAPLLVGTLGQQVSYHLGFSVAAVGMFLALVIYLFGRKRLAAVGDAPGNPLTAEERGKVLTRIGIGAVIVVVAFIGVVLAGLFTVKLVINVISALGIILPTAYFVTMIRSKQVTSVERSRVIAYIPLFIASLFFWMIEEQGSVVLADYADKRTDLHIGGLPLLASWFQTLNPGFIVVFAPLFALLWTKLGSRQPSTPVKFSLGLGLAGLSYLLMILPAALYGPDAKVSPFWLVGSFFIVIIGELCLSPVGLSATTRLAPKAFGAQMMSLWFLSDAAAQGISAQIVPFATPQTEIPYFGIVGGVTIVLAIGLLFLAPAISRKMQGVD
- a CDS encoding P-loop NTPase fold protein: MPEEESRPTAAELEREFDAAMATDEFVRYREKETEIRVAFLASRPELSDSLYDALLEPAEPFALTMRWDLILDAQIPSLLALGISLPLIVPVPTVLGLLAVGLAGTAALFLGWFSGLPTWSVWTIGLVAIGLTVSMIWLSTTMVRDRRLITQMHRERTRIAEGRYAAQLTHAVREVLRRCVTDAYRSTGVLVFPMTAPTLVELSSGKISPSRTHADVVDFIRNHETSAIGIAGSRGAGKSTLMEAVRNAEDLVTHHVLLTAPVKYDAMDFTRRLFAQAAAEIIAASGHNVEAEHRVRRRRFRTQRGIRNALTVGLFAVLACAVFLWAVDNNSPLAWQWQLTLGLAASVLLILVVMAPVASALLHRTGPTPFALPSSVRLAVDALEDLAWNLEHGQKESGSIKLLTGLLTLGGEDSVTRKRRERSLPELVADFREMLTQFSRDRTDPSKERFVVFIDELEKMAKMEDLTEAVNGIKDLMHIPGVHFVVSVSVDALVQFEQRGMAARDAFDSTFDTVFRMRGLTLTESKDILEEGGELSDGADARMSRVVGRAGQGSAADGPAVCGDPPEGRERGDDYADGGDGGSAGTDRQRAAEGGRGRAVSV